One segment of Ascidiaceihabitans donghaensis DNA contains the following:
- a CDS encoding ABC transporter permease → MKLLVDLALRDLLRERIHLICNVAILAGVLVPLMVIFGVKNGVYDALIGQLLNDPATLRIETTGNSSFTQQDIDLVAGWPETGFATAKTRSVFDFVNVRRAGATPKRDAILVPSGTGDPTLPQGVELGPMDAVLSASLARQLDMKAGDTAQIFTQASDRPRQLMLPLNVIAVLPDARLSGRSVLADIAVLDLVEAFYDEYALPDHGITQGKDVAARVTTFEGMRVFARDLTQLAALQSRIEEKFGIQTEARTAEVSGILTLGRNLNIALLLTAAVASLGLSAALIFGFWGEVARKRQTLAALALLGIGPNRLWLFPVVQALVSAVAGLCVSFGLYFIAGIVAETLFDSALTAKGGLVVLTFAQAALIVCITLTFVGAASFFAARSAARVDPADVLRDGAT, encoded by the coding sequence ATGAAGTTGCTGGTCGACCTTGCCCTGCGCGACTTGTTGCGCGAACGCATTCACCTGATTTGCAACGTGGCCATTCTGGCAGGTGTTCTGGTGCCTTTGATGGTGATCTTCGGGGTAAAGAACGGTGTTTACGATGCGCTGATTGGTCAGCTTTTGAACGACCCCGCCACTTTGCGCATCGAGACCACAGGCAACAGCAGCTTTACCCAACAGGACATTGATCTGGTGGCGGGTTGGCCCGAAACCGGTTTCGCCACGGCCAAAACACGCAGCGTTTTCGACTTTGTAAACGTGCGCCGTGCCGGTGCGACACCCAAACGTGATGCGATCCTTGTGCCTTCAGGCACAGGCGATCCGACCTTGCCGCAAGGCGTGGAGTTGGGGCCGATGGATGCAGTGCTTAGCGCCAGTTTGGCCCGCCAGCTGGACATGAAGGCAGGCGATACTGCCCAGATTTTTACGCAAGCCAGTGACCGTCCGCGCCAGTTGATGCTGCCCCTCAATGTCATCGCTGTGCTGCCCGACGCGCGGCTTTCCGGCCGCTCTGTTTTGGCGGACATCGCGGTGCTGGATTTGGTAGAAGCTTTCTATGATGAATACGCACTGCCCGATCACGGCATCACCCAAGGCAAGGATGTGGCCGCCCGTGTCACCACCTTTGAAGGCATGCGTGTGTTTGCGCGGGATCTGACGCAACTTGCCGCTTTGCAATCACGCATTGAAGAAAAATTCGGCATCCAGACAGAGGCCCGAACAGCAGAAGTCAGCGGTATCCTGACACTGGGCCGCAATTTAAACATTGCGCTTTTGCTGACAGCAGCGGTGGCCAGTCTGGGTTTGTCTGCGGCACTGATCTTTGGGTTTTGGGGCGAAGTTGCCCGCAAACGCCAAACGCTTGCAGCACTTGCGTTGCTTGGGATTGGCCCGAACCGTTTGTGGTTATTTCCGGTTGTACAGGCGCTGGTATCTGCAGTGGCGGGTCTTTGTGTCAGTTTTGGATTGTACTTTATCGCGGGCATCGTGGCCGAGACGCTGTTTGATAGCGCCCTGACGGCGAAAGGCGGATTGGTTGTGCTGACCTTCGCGCAAGCTGCGTTGATCGTTTGCATCACGTTGACTTTTGTAGGCGCTGCGTCGTTTTTCGCGGCGCGCAGTGCTGCCCGTGTCGATCCGGCGGACGTGCTTCGGGACGGAGCGACGTAG